The Lachnospiraceae bacterium KM106-2 nucleotide sequence GATAAAGGTGAATTCATGATTTACTACCTCCTATTTATTCGATTAGAATTGATTTAAGAAACGAGTATCATTTTCGTACAATAATCTCATATCATCAATTTCATATTTTAATAATGCAATTCTCTCTAAACCTACACCGAAAGCGAATCCTGAATATTCTTCTGGATCGATTCCACGCATTTCAAGAACTTTTGGATGAACCATACCACAGCCAAGGATTTCAATCCATCCTTCGCCTTTACAGAAACGACATCCTTTTCCACCACATTTGAAACAAGTAACATCCATTTCTGCACTTGGTTCTGTGAATGGGAAGTGATGAGGTCTGAATTTAACCTTTGTATCTTCTCCAAATAATTCTTTTGCAAATTCAGCTAAAGTTCCTTTTAAATCAGCAAATGTAATATTCTTATCGATTACAAGACCTTCAATCTGGTGGAATGATGGTGAATGTGTTGCATCTACTTCATCCGAACGGAATGCACGTCCTGGAGAGATCATACGGATTGGAAGCTTTCCAGTTTCCATCTCATGAACCTGAACAGAAGATGTCTGTGTACGTAATAAGATGTCATTATTGATATAGAAAGTATCCTGTTCATCCTTAGCAGGGTGATTAGCTGGAATATTTAAAGCTTCGAATACATAGTAATCGTAATCGATTTCTGGACCTTCTACTACTTCATATCCCATACCAACGAAGATACGTTCTACTTCTTCTAAAGCGATCGTATTTGGATGACGATGTCCTAACATTGGTTTCTTAGCTGGTAAAGTTACATCGATTGTTTCTGATTTGATCTTTGCTTCTAATGCAGCTTTTGCAAATGCAGTCTTTTTCTCTTCTAATCTTTCTTCGATAGCTGCTCTTGCTTCATTTACAAGCTGACCTACCTTTGGACGAT carries:
- a CDS encoding Phenylalanyl-tRNA synthetase alpha chain; this encodes MKEKLQRIMDEALGQIHSSENMDKLNDIRVSFLGKKGELTSVLKSMKEVAPEDRPKVGQLVNEARAAIEERLEEKKTAFAKAALEAKIKSETIDVTLPAKKPMLGHRHPNTIALEEVERIFVGMGYEVVEGPEIDYDYYVFEALNIPANHPAKDEQDTFYINNDILLRTQTSSVQVHEMETGKLPIRMISPGRAFRSDEVDATHSPSFHQIEGLVIDKNITFADLKGTLAEFAKELFGEDTKVKFRPHHFPFTEPSAEMDVTCFKCGGKGCRFCKGEGWIEILGCGMVHPKVLEMRGIDPEEYSGFAFGVGLERIALLKYEIDDMRLLYENDTRFLNQF